The Moorena producens PAL-8-15-08-1 genomic interval TATTGACATGGAGATTCCCTTAGTAATACTAGAACAACTCAGAAGAGAACTTTCTGTGGTAGAGGCTGATTCGATTACCCAAGCCGTTAGTCTGGTTAAGTCTTATGGCTCCAAAACTCAAGAGCCCTGGGGAACACCATTGGAATTTACCATGGCCAATGATGTCGAGGAATCTGGCTTTGTCCCCCTAAAACCAGGACCGCGCTACGGACATCGCATTCAAGGCCGAACGATAGCTGAAACTTGGGTTAAAATAATTCATCGCATTAAAAGTACCGGCACAATTCGGCCCACGGGTTATGACGGATATTGGCAAGAGCTAATTGATTTAATCGCAGTAGTAACGGAAGAACCTCCTGAATTTTACTTTCCTCAGCCCAATTATTTACCATGCGATCGCGACTTTATCCAAGAATACATTCATCAAATCCTCGACGACGCACCCGTAGTAGAAGGAGTGAAATATACTTATGGTCAACGTCTACGTTCTTGGTTCAAACGTGACCAAATCGAGCAAGTCATCACTAAACTCATTGGTGAAATCGATGCAGCCAGTGCAGTGATGTCCCTATGGGATGTCAAAGACCATGAGAAAGGGGGTAGTCCTTGTCTGAATCACATCTGGCTGAGAGTTGTGGATAATGAATTGTCCCTAACTGCCACATTTAGAAGTAATGATATGTTTAGCGCGTGGCCAGCTAATGCCTTTGGACTCAGAGCACTACAGCAGTATATTAGAGACCAAATTGGTAAGCGCGGGGGTATTCAATTAAAAATGGGACCGCTGATTACCGTTAGTCAAAGTGCTCATATTTATGATGATTGTTATGACTATGCTAATCGGATTATTCAAAATCACTATCAACAAATTATCAATTCAGAACAGAAACAGTATGCTGATCCCATTGGTAATTTCTTGATAGAAACCGAAAATACTGATATTATAGTGAAGCAGACAACCCCTGGTAGCGGGGAAGTAATTGCTACGTATTCTGGTAAAAATGCCATGAGTTTATCTATAAAAATTTGTAGTGATAATCCTTCAATACAACCTAGTCATGCGGTCTATTTAGGAATAGAATTAGAAAAAGCTATGATAGCTATAAAAGAAGATAAAACTTATCACCAATTATAGCATTTTTAATACTTATGATAGACAAAATCCTGGGTATTAAGAATTAGGGAGTAAGGAGTGACCCATGGTAAAATTGACTGTACTTAATGACTAGGATAAGTTATTGATAAGCAGTTATTGATAAGCATCAACTATAGATAACCTAAAAAACGAGTTTGGTGTAAAAAATAACCAAAGATAGTTTGGTGAATAGTTCTTGGTAAGATAAAAAAATTATAGCAACCACAGTAAAGGTTAAGACATGTTTATATTTACTGTTCTCTTTTACCTTCTCCCTGTTCACTTAAAAAAGACGATGATAGTTTATGTCATCAACTAAACTGACATTGATATAAAATTGATCATTAACCCCTTTGGGTAATTCAAAATTCAAACTTCAAACTTCAAAATAAATAAAATCAGAAATTTGTAATTAATTAATTATGGGTAAAAGCCCCCACTGATGGTCATTTTGAATTAATAATTTTTAATTTTGAATTGGAGCGAAGCGACTTGACAACTTTAAAATTACCAATGACTAATGAAAGACCAAACTGGGATGAATACTTTTTAATGATGGCTAAGCTAGCAGCTACTCGCTCAACCTGTTTAGCCTTTCCTGTAGGAGCAGTGATTGTTAAAAACAATCAGATTTTAGCAACAGGTTACAATGGTCCCCCATCTGGCTCAAGTCATTGCACAGCTCAGGGATACTGCTATCCTGGACTAAGTAGCTGCGATGCGTCTCGTACCATGCCATCCCGAGCTGTTCATGCTGAAGCGAATGCGATCGCGTTTGCAGCCAAACATGGTATTGCCACTGCTGGAGCCAGTATTTATGTCACCCTAGAACCCTGTGTCTCTTGCTTGAAGTTAATCATTTCAGCTG includes:
- a CDS encoding thymidylate synthase; translation: MTAITKPTQFQYKPLHKPNQLIYGTGQTAVITGWTIKDAIAKKLNPSEFAVVGQLYSPTRGISLLIRNLLANPHVRYLVILNATKEDRNAGSGTCLLDFFHHGVEEGTSDTGRHCWVIRSSIKGYIDMEIPLVILEQLRRELSVVEADSITQAVSLVKSYGSKTQEPWGTPLEFTMANDVEESGFVPLKPGPRYGHRIQGRTIAETWVKIIHRIKSTGTIRPTGYDGYWQELIDLIAVVTEEPPEFYFPQPNYLPCDRDFIQEYIHQILDDAPVVEGVKYTYGQRLRSWFKRDQIEQVITKLIGEIDAASAVMSLWDVKDHEKGGSPCLNHIWLRVVDNELSLTATFRSNDMFSAWPANAFGLRALQQYIRDQIGKRGGIQLKMGPLITVSQSAHIYDDCYDYANRIIQNHYQQIINSEQKQYADPIGNFLIETENTDIIVKQTTPGSGEVIATYSGKNAMSLSIKICSDNPSIQPSHAVYLGIELEKAMIAIKEDKTYHQL
- a CDS encoding deoxycytidylate deaminase, which codes for MTNERPNWDEYFLMMAKLAATRSTCLAFPVGAVIVKNNQILATGYNGPPSGSSHCTAQGYCYPGLSSCDASRTMPSRAVHAEANAIAFAAKHGIATAGASIYVTLEPCVSCLKLIISAGIKKVFYETIFNSGEKALVRDHFLNDGLVSLTQIQLSEETAKRSASFLLNPTSVTKLSDKIIENNYTIINSD